In Pseudobdellovibrionaceae bacterium, the following proteins share a genomic window:
- a CDS encoding immunoglobulin domain-containing protein — MDIKNWAISGLTILPLLLLGCTADPLILQDEVSSSSIGTGPKITRQPTDIYCYSGNTVTVSISVEGDVSEYIWYKDNMVLASQNTDKLMITAAAQSDVGDYHVVVTNDQGSTKSSSFRISVVEQWNPIAPEIQQQPESEINLNEGESFELTASASGVPTPTYQWYKNGTAIQDATNPVLNIENPPANDNPDTYSVTVTNEAGSVSSNNSAVRIYPRLMMTRYYSPAMKDHQSTTSEPGTGYTREGPQGYFLQLPRTGTVAVYECLVNQRDHMLSKDSNCEGHLRLRTAGQLWREQGQSSTRHALYRCRLGTNHFASRRSDCEGQTVEHLIGYVE, encoded by the coding sequence ATGGACATCAAAAACTGGGCTATCAGTGGATTGACAATTTTGCCCCTCCTGTTACTGGGCTGCACGGCTGACCCTCTGATCCTACAGGATGAAGTTTCCTCAAGCAGCATCGGGACTGGACCTAAAATAACCCGGCAGCCCACTGATATCTACTGCTACTCAGGAAACACGGTGACTGTGAGCATCAGTGTCGAGGGCGATGTGAGCGAGTACATCTGGTACAAGGACAATATGGTGCTGGCCAGCCAAAATACGGACAAGTTGATGATCACCGCCGCGGCCCAATCAGACGTGGGTGACTACCATGTCGTGGTCACTAATGACCAGGGAAGTACCAAGAGCAGCAGTTTTCGCATCTCTGTTGTGGAACAATGGAATCCTATTGCCCCAGAAATTCAGCAACAACCGGAATCCGAAATCAACCTTAACGAAGGAGAGAGCTTTGAACTCACGGCCAGTGCCTCGGGAGTGCCCACTCCGACCTATCAGTGGTACAAGAACGGCACTGCCATTCAAGATGCCACCAATCCGGTACTAAACATTGAGAATCCGCCGGCCAATGACAACCCGGACACTTACTCTGTGACTGTGACTAATGAGGCTGGCTCGGTCTCCAGCAACAATAGTGCTGTTCGCATTTATCCCCGTCTGATGATGACCCGTTACTACTCGCCTGCCATGAAGGATCATCAGAGCACGACTTCTGAGCCTGGCACTGGATACACCCGGGAAGGCCCGCAAGGGTACTTTCTGCAATTACCACGCACGGGCACAGTGGCCGTCTATGAGTGCCTGGTGAACCAAAGAGATCACATGCTTTCCAAAGACTCTAACTGCGAAGGCCACCTTCGCCTCAGAACTGCCGGACAGCTGTGGCGGGAACAGGGCCAGAGTTCGACCCGCCACGCTCTTTACCGTTGTCGACTTGGCACGAACCACTTCGCCAGTCGCCGCAGCGACTGCGAAGGCCAGACCGTGGAGCACCTCATCGGCTACGTTGAATAA
- a CDS encoding DUF1552 domain-containing protein: MKRREFIFRSLKASLLLSPVLSIRRAEAQSLPPLRAFFAVNSCGYPTGADFFPTGSETNFNLPYIIGGYANLKSDIVVIDGINSRASGPAPRGNNHVRSMGKVLTAKDIIQKGREEDGVPGGVSIDQFLVQQLKYKSLEVVVDNRYRDHMRWQPFATGRSVVKHPIQDPSQAFTKIFSGFKPPAQETPAEKQRRIAALIQNRSLLDDLMEDLTRFRAELVGVEKLKLDIHEDAIRKAEQSVAADIKEAQGTSAMAACRVPGNPGRPGNFPTQSQAHFDLLYAAFTCQRIGIGALLMGFSGYHWRYEWVPGIKTDTIHNSVHHRASQEREQYRRAARWDWDQVAKFAERLKATPDGSGTLLDNVLILSTSNFGNHHSQARLPTMLIGNAQGKLRTGRFLKLSGTQDNSKLLTSVARLMNVNANGFGDFPGSGPLGGL, translated from the coding sequence GTGAAACGCCGCGAGTTTATCTTTAGATCATTAAAGGCCAGTTTGCTTTTGAGTCCGGTTCTATCCATACGGCGGGCTGAAGCCCAGTCTCTGCCGCCCCTCAGGGCTTTTTTTGCCGTCAACTCCTGCGGCTACCCCACCGGCGCTGATTTTTTCCCCACAGGTTCGGAGACCAATTTTAACCTGCCCTACATCATCGGCGGTTACGCCAACTTGAAGTCTGACATTGTGGTCATCGATGGAATCAATTCACGGGCTTCAGGCCCAGCGCCTAGAGGCAACAACCATGTGCGCAGCATGGGTAAGGTATTAACTGCAAAAGACATTATCCAGAAGGGCCGAGAGGAAGACGGCGTGCCCGGCGGAGTCTCCATTGACCAATTTCTTGTCCAACAGTTGAAATACAAATCTCTGGAGGTTGTGGTCGACAACCGCTACCGAGACCATATGAGGTGGCAACCCTTTGCCACAGGCCGAAGCGTGGTCAAGCACCCCATTCAGGACCCATCACAGGCGTTCACCAAAATTTTTTCTGGCTTTAAACCGCCTGCTCAAGAAACGCCGGCCGAGAAACAACGACGAATTGCGGCTTTGATACAAAATAGGTCTCTTCTCGATGATCTCATGGAAGATTTGACCCGCTTTCGCGCTGAACTGGTAGGAGTTGAAAAACTCAAACTTGATATTCATGAAGATGCCATCCGCAAAGCCGAGCAAAGCGTTGCCGCCGACATCAAAGAAGCTCAAGGCACGAGTGCGATGGCCGCCTGTAGAGTGCCGGGAAATCCAGGAAGACCTGGGAACTTCCCGACACAAAGCCAGGCCCATTTTGATCTTCTCTACGCGGCCTTCACCTGCCAGCGCATCGGTATTGGTGCCTTGTTGATGGGCTTCTCCGGTTATCACTGGCGCTATGAGTGGGTTCCCGGAATCAAAACAGATACGATTCATAACTCCGTTCACCACCGCGCCTCGCAGGAGCGGGAACAATACCGACGGGCGGCCCGCTGGGACTGGGACCAGGTGGCCAAGTTTGCTGAGCGCCTGAAGGCCACGCCTGACGGCTCAGGCACTCTACTAGACAATGTTCTGATATTATCAACAAGTAATTTTGGCAATCATCACTCTCAGGCACGTCTGCCAACCATGCTGATTGGCAACGCCCAGGGGAAATTGCGCACTGGCCGGTTTCTAAAACTCAGTGGTACCCAGGACAACAGCAAACTCCTGACCTCGGTGGCACGACTGATGAATGTTAATGCCAATGGTTTTGGAGACTTCCCCGGTAGCGGCCCGCTGGGTGGCCTGTGA
- a CDS encoding DUF1592 domain-containing protein, whose product MKTVSTTGWGILQVGLPLSMLLLTGCMNPFMAGSKNDPRDTRPWSQSSIGEVVSKTFAAPDPELRLLTSYEYHNTIEDLLGLSSSIDENSGTVMGSSVHENLLATLITEAKNLADQYIAQKASSEFPCYTSQNLMEECAQAIIGRLSQRAFRRIPTPVQLSKLNDGYHSVSSGTGSTNEGLKYAISRILISPDFLYRQELGRVSAQGGISVLDDFERASLLSYAVTGSMPDSALFADAQSGSLDSSQIRHHVRRLLKTAKGRNHTVRFYKTWLRMEELDRMAAEPDKYPKFTDPQVVDGLQQEFSTYITSTVLDNQANLRDLLTLPVTFANQHTAPLYGVSVSGSSMVEIRMSSSRKGVLGLASFMAVHSSVAEEYKDRPVGRGLVIKNQFLCERVGIPSGISLEDATNNAINNEPNFNNLTVREQFEVIMDQDQGCVSCHSQFMPYGYVFSNFDALGRETTSYKGRPINSTADVTIDRQVKTYSDSQGMIEDLVHSPSVHNCLTRNLVQFSSGAARDDSRTEEIAAQVAPYVQHHDYALQYLVEDVLASPELYVKGTK is encoded by the coding sequence ATGAAAACCGTTAGCACAACTGGCTGGGGTATTCTCCAAGTAGGCCTCCCCTTGTCCATGCTTCTCCTTACAGGGTGCATGAACCCCTTTATGGCCGGCTCAAAAAATGACCCCCGCGACACCCGGCCCTGGAGCCAATCCAGCATTGGCGAAGTGGTCAGCAAGACTTTTGCGGCCCCGGACCCCGAGCTTCGTTTGCTGACCTCCTATGAGTACCATAACACCATAGAAGACCTCCTCGGCCTCTCATCCTCCATCGACGAAAACAGCGGGACGGTCATGGGCTCCTCTGTTCACGAAAACTTGCTAGCAACTTTGATTACAGAAGCCAAAAATCTCGCTGATCAGTACATCGCGCAAAAGGCGTCCTCCGAATTTCCTTGTTATACCAGTCAGAATCTCATGGAAGAATGCGCCCAGGCCATCATTGGCCGACTGAGCCAAAGAGCATTCCGGCGGATACCCACACCGGTCCAGCTGAGCAAGCTCAATGACGGTTACCACTCAGTCAGTTCTGGTACGGGCAGCACTAATGAGGGCCTCAAATACGCGATTAGCCGAATTTTGATTTCTCCTGATTTTCTCTACCGCCAGGAACTGGGCCGTGTGAGTGCCCAGGGCGGCATTTCTGTCCTGGATGATTTTGAGCGGGCATCTCTACTCTCCTACGCGGTGACCGGGAGCATGCCCGATTCGGCCCTTTTCGCCGACGCCCAGAGCGGGTCACTGGACAGCTCACAAATTCGCCATCATGTGCGTCGACTCCTCAAGACTGCCAAGGGGCGCAATCACACAGTTCGCTTTTATAAGACCTGGCTGCGCATGGAAGAACTGGATCGCATGGCCGCAGAACCCGACAAGTATCCCAAGTTTACCGATCCACAGGTTGTCGACGGACTTCAACAGGAGTTCAGCACCTATATTACCTCCACAGTTCTCGACAATCAGGCCAATTTAAGGGATCTGCTGACCTTGCCGGTCACCTTCGCCAACCAGCATACTGCCCCACTTTATGGCGTATCCGTCTCTGGATCATCAATGGTTGAAATCAGGATGAGCAGCTCCCGCAAGGGAGTTCTGGGTCTTGCCAGTTTTATGGCCGTCCATTCTTCAGTCGCCGAAGAATACAAGGATCGCCCCGTTGGTCGCGGCCTTGTTATCAAGAATCAATTCCTGTGCGAACGAGTGGGAATTCCCTCCGGCATCAGCCTTGAAGATGCCACGAACAATGCCATTAACAATGAACCCAACTTCAACAACCTCACCGTCCGCGAACAATTCGAAGTCATCATGGATCAGGATCAAGGCTGTGTTTCTTGCCACAGTCAGTTCATGCCCTATGGGTATGTTTTCTCCAACTTCGATGCTCTTGGGCGGGAGACGACCTCTTATAAAGGGAGACCCATTAACAGCACGGCAGATGTAACCATTGATCGACAGGTCAAAACCTACTCTGATTCTCAAGGCATGATTGAGGACCTTGTCCACTCCCCTTCGGTCCACAACTGTCTGACAAGAAACCTCGTACAATTTTCTTCAGGGGCCGCGAGGGACGATTCCCGCACCGAGGAAATTGCCGCGCAAGTCGCCCCTTACGTTCAGCACCACGACTACGCTCTCCAGTACCTGGTCGAGGATGTTTTAGCCTCTCCTGAGCTTTACGTGAAAGGGACAAAGTGA
- a CDS encoding HlyC/CorC family transporter, with the protein MGNLIVILLLLAANGYFVAAEFALVKLKGFRLEAMTERGSRVALLTQKIHDNLEVYLAACQLGITMASLGLGWVGEPFVATLLTPLLESFHLSPEVIHKVAFLLGFILFSSLHIVVGEQVPKTFAIRKPEAVSLWVSYPLHWFYLLVYPLNWLLNSASRSFLSMFGVEEATHQDIFTDEDIKSIIETSEETGNIESEKAAMLQNLFEFEDRTAEEVMVPRAKVSSIDLQDTWEDNLEVLRNTQHSRFPVTDGGDNKIVGVLLVKDLYNLLMINREENIASHLRNLIRNPMVIPETQKLGKLFEQMRNSRQHMSIVIDEYGTFAGIVTMEDLLEEIVGEIEDELDMDGATLSLVHKGGGWEADGWTQISDIERTLDIQFEESLDANTLSGLFMYRLQRVPEVGDSITEQGYKFKIVSMNGRRVNLTRIEKVALDDSDPGLP; encoded by the coding sequence ATGGGCAATTTGATCGTTATTCTTCTGCTTCTTGCAGCCAATGGTTATTTTGTTGCCGCCGAATTTGCACTGGTTAAGCTCAAGGGGTTTCGCCTTGAGGCCATGACCGAACGAGGAAGTCGTGTAGCCCTGCTCACACAGAAGATTCATGACAATCTGGAAGTCTATCTCGCCGCCTGCCAGCTGGGAATTACCATGGCCTCGCTTGGATTGGGCTGGGTGGGTGAACCCTTTGTTGCAACCCTACTCACGCCCCTGCTGGAGTCCTTCCATCTCTCCCCTGAAGTGATTCACAAGGTAGCCTTCCTCCTTGGCTTCATTCTGTTTTCGAGCCTTCACATCGTCGTGGGCGAGCAGGTACCTAAGACTTTTGCCATTCGAAAACCTGAAGCTGTCTCTCTGTGGGTGTCTTACCCTCTCCACTGGTTCTATTTGCTTGTTTATCCTCTTAACTGGCTTCTGAATTCGGCTAGCCGATCCTTTTTGTCAATGTTTGGGGTGGAAGAAGCTACTCATCAGGACATCTTCACCGATGAAGACATTAAGAGCATCATTGAGACCAGCGAGGAAACCGGGAACATTGAATCTGAGAAAGCGGCCATGCTGCAGAATTTGTTTGAGTTCGAAGACCGCACAGCAGAAGAAGTCATGGTTCCACGAGCAAAGGTCAGCTCGATTGATCTACAAGACACATGGGAGGATAACCTAGAGGTCTTGCGCAACACCCAACACTCCCGGTTCCCCGTCACCGATGGGGGCGACAACAAGATTGTGGGCGTCCTACTTGTGAAGGATCTCTACAATCTTTTGATGATCAATAGAGAGGAAAACATCGCTTCTCACCTACGCAACTTGATTCGCAACCCAATGGTGATTCCAGAAACCCAAAAATTGGGAAAACTGTTCGAACAAATGCGTAACAGCCGCCAACACATGTCGATTGTCATCGATGAGTACGGTACCTTTGCCGGCATCGTCACCATGGAAGACCTGCTTGAGGAAATCGTCGGCGAAATCGAAGATGAATTGGACATGGATGGGGCCACACTTTCTCTTGTTCACAAAGGCGGTGGCTGGGAAGCTGACGGTTGGACCCAAATTAGCGACATAGAAAGGACCTTGGATATTCAGTTTGAGGAATCCCTGGATGCGAACACTCTTTCAGGTTTGTTCATGTACCGTCTACAGCGCGTGCCGGAAGTAGGAGACTCTATCACTGAGCAGGGATATAAATTCAAAATTGTCTCCATGAATGGCCGCCGGGTGAATCTCACCCGCATTGAGAAGGTCGCACTCGACGATTCTGATCCTGGCCTTCCCTGA
- a CDS encoding DUF2089 domain-containing protein, with protein MKTELSDILNLSDGTPVLVEKVHLPDKGIHVEGEFELPPLARLAMEDQIFVAAFVRCHGSIKEMEKYFGVSYPTIKGKLRRLAEILDFVNVEISSGGSDHRQDILDRLEKGEISADQALKELK; from the coding sequence ATGAAGACGGAACTCAGTGATATTCTCAATCTCAGTGATGGCACCCCAGTCCTCGTGGAGAAGGTCCACCTCCCCGACAAGGGCATCCACGTGGAAGGCGAATTTGAACTCCCCCCACTGGCTCGCCTCGCGATGGAAGACCAAATCTTTGTCGCCGCCTTTGTCCGCTGCCATGGCTCCATCAAAGAAATGGAAAAGTATTTTGGCGTCAGCTACCCAACCATCAAGGGCAAACTGCGCCGACTCGCCGAGATTTTGGACTTTGTGAATGTGGAGATATCCTCTGGCGGCAGCGACCACCGACAGGACATTTTGGATCGCCTGGAAAAGGGGGAAATCTCCGCTGACCAGGCGCTCAAGGAACTCAAATAG
- a CDS encoding DUF938 domain-containing protein, whose protein sequence is MEKPFVPSCERNREPILKELRRLMASSQRVLEISSGTGQHGVYFATDLPHLVWQPTDLAGELAGIQLWVQEAGLKNLLGPLELDVNQESHWQALGDQGFDTLFTANSLHIMGENDVDQLFFHLDILGDGFQKLIIYGPFKYDGEFTTKSNEEFDQWLKNRDPKSGVRDIEWVCEMAAEAGLVLSEDVSMPANNQLLVFDK, encoded by the coding sequence ATGGAAAAGCCCTTTGTCCCATCCTGTGAGCGTAATCGTGAACCCATCCTCAAGGAGCTCAGGCGTCTGATGGCTTCGAGTCAGCGGGTGTTGGAAATCTCCTCGGGTACAGGTCAGCATGGGGTCTACTTTGCGACGGACCTTCCCCACTTGGTGTGGCAACCGACGGACTTGGCGGGGGAGTTGGCAGGCATTCAGCTGTGGGTGCAGGAGGCAGGACTCAAAAACCTTCTGGGTCCTCTTGAGTTGGATGTGAATCAAGAGAGCCATTGGCAGGCTCTGGGAGATCAGGGCTTTGACACTCTCTTTACGGCCAATAGCCTTCACATCATGGGCGAGAATGATGTGGATCAGTTGTTCTTTCACCTGGATATTCTTGGTGACGGCTTTCAAAAGCTGATCATCTACGGTCCTTTCAAATATGACGGTGAATTTACCACTAAGAGCAACGAGGAGTTTGATCAGTGGTTGAAGAACCGGGATCCCAAAAGCGGCGTTCGCGACATTGAGTGGGTTTGCGAAATGGCTGCCGAGGCGGGCTTGGTTTTGAGCGAAGATGTGAGTATGCCTGCTAACAACCAGCTTCTGGTTTTTGACAAATAG
- a CDS encoding DUF2007 domain-containing protein — MKEKFEVIARFTDEPEAQLAKSFLESQGLTCHLRDRFTIGVNPFYSNALGGLRLTVLKEDAPRARQLLLQATNRQFELSEDQDPPPGLACPNCGSEETEYSPDHRKGWAIVILWLISIPLPFLARDRWLCRKCQNEWHVSHSQHPLNYIIPILLMTGLILFFHRYLSGD; from the coding sequence ATGAAAGAGAAATTCGAGGTTATTGCCCGATTTACCGATGAACCCGAGGCCCAGCTGGCCAAATCCTTTTTAGAAAGCCAGGGCCTCACTTGCCACCTGAGAGACCGGTTTACCATTGGCGTAAATCCTTTTTACTCCAATGCCCTCGGAGGACTGCGCCTAACTGTCCTCAAGGAAGACGCACCCCGGGCTCGGCAGCTACTTCTTCAGGCCACCAACCGGCAGTTCGAGCTGAGCGAGGACCAGGATCCTCCCCCCGGACTGGCCTGCCCCAATTGTGGCAGCGAGGAGACTGAATACAGCCCTGATCATCGCAAAGGCTGGGCGATTGTTATTCTCTGGCTGATCTCCATCCCCTTGCCTTTTTTGGCTCGCGATCGCTGGCTGTGTCGCAAGTGTCAGAACGAATGGCATGTCAGCCACTCCCAGCACCCACTCAATTACATTATTCCCATCCTGCTCATGACGGGGCTCATCTTGTTTTTTCACCGCTATCTCTCGGGAGATTGA
- a CDS encoding DUF4185 domain-containing protein — MTSGLGCEGEFDPNAFTSHSSSSEPRLPPPPNPNNPPPTQQNGQLAVSITSPPPMSRATDSVEIMIDAKESKGATPVVELLVDGKTIGELPSPPYEFHWDSNQSSEGRHQITARAKANGQHLDVSMEVVAIPRSRYKGPYPPSTLVKAMSLDWSSHKRKADGADNFPVTWCEDDHQYTAWGDGYGFARTGPKYSLGFSRIEGGADSYYAQDIVGGNAGGTDLVGKSYGILCLNGILYMWYNPGSGADGYKEQRLYTSTNKARSWSRRSVNFPRSDNLVNLTFVQFGRNYGGARDNFVYIYANHIKDSSGLKVQKPGEIALIRVPKDKLEDRSAYQFFSGLDGKGAPQWASQANSRQPVFRDPNGVGWNTSVTFNAGIKRYILMTEHNTTFKGYLGVFESPEPWGPWSMIEYKQYGGIPNTAFFWNISNKWTSSDGSSFTMIFTGIGANDSWNTVNGVFTLY, encoded by the coding sequence GTGACTTCTGGCCTCGGCTGTGAGGGGGAGTTTGACCCAAACGCTTTCACTTCCCACTCCAGCAGCAGTGAGCCTCGGCTACCCCCGCCGCCAAACCCCAACAATCCACCACCGACGCAACAAAATGGACAGTTAGCCGTAAGTATCACCTCACCCCCTCCGATGAGTCGGGCCACAGACTCCGTAGAAATAATGATCGACGCCAAGGAATCAAAAGGGGCCACACCAGTCGTTGAACTGCTGGTGGATGGCAAAACCATAGGCGAATTACCCTCTCCCCCTTATGAGTTCCATTGGGATTCCAACCAATCGAGCGAAGGACGTCACCAAATCACCGCCCGAGCCAAAGCCAATGGCCAGCATCTCGATGTGAGCATGGAAGTGGTGGCCATCCCCCGTTCCCGCTACAAAGGACCTTACCCACCCAGTACTCTGGTCAAAGCGATGAGCCTTGATTGGAGTTCACACAAGCGAAAGGCCGATGGTGCCGACAACTTTCCGGTGACCTGGTGTGAAGACGATCATCAATACACGGCCTGGGGTGATGGCTATGGATTCGCCCGAACGGGGCCTAAATATAGCTTGGGTTTCTCGCGCATCGAAGGCGGGGCTGACAGTTACTACGCCCAGGATATTGTCGGCGGCAATGCCGGTGGCACCGACTTAGTTGGCAAGTCCTATGGAATCCTTTGTCTGAACGGCATACTTTATATGTGGTACAACCCGGGAAGTGGTGCCGATGGCTACAAAGAACAACGTCTCTACACTAGCACCAATAAAGCAAGATCCTGGTCCCGTCGTTCAGTGAACTTCCCGCGCAGTGACAACTTGGTCAACCTCACCTTTGTCCAATTTGGCCGCAACTATGGCGGTGCCAGAGACAACTTTGTCTACATCTACGCCAATCACATCAAGGACAGCAGTGGTTTGAAAGTACAAAAGCCGGGAGAGATTGCCCTCATCCGCGTGCCTAAAGACAAACTGGAAGATAGAAGCGCCTACCAGTTCTTTTCAGGGCTTGATGGCAAGGGTGCGCCCCAGTGGGCTTCTCAGGCTAATAGCCGCCAGCCTGTTTTTCGCGATCCAAACGGGGTGGGCTGGAACACCAGTGTGACATTCAATGCTGGCATTAAGCGCTACATCCTGATGACGGAACACAACACCACCTTTAAAGGTTACCTGGGGGTCTTTGAATCTCCAGAACCTTGGGGACCCTGGTCGATGATTGAATACAAACAATATGGGGGCATCCCAAATACAGCCTTCTTCTGGAATATATCGAACAAGTGGACGAGCTCTGATGGGTCGAGCTTCACCATGATTTTTACCGGAATTGGTGCCAATGACTCATGGAACACTGTTAACGGCGTCTTCACTCTGTATTGA
- a CDS encoding fibronectin type III domain-containing protein: MKASLCGLIFLTCSLFSCGEGFEVHQFNSKNDNMPFSGQAHLSWQAPLEDEDGNPLNDLAGFTLYYADAPLSVAADIIRVNVGMETQYNLSGLSPGTYYFAVSAYDLSGNEGKQSPAVPKEVR, translated from the coding sequence ATGAAGGCCTCTCTTTGCGGGTTGATATTTCTAACATGTAGCCTGTTCTCCTGTGGAGAGGGCTTTGAAGTTCACCAGTTTAATTCCAAAAACGACAACATGCCGTTTTCTGGCCAGGCTCACTTGAGCTGGCAAGCACCTCTTGAAGATGAAGACGGCAATCCACTCAACGACCTGGCTGGGTTCACTCTTTATTACGCCGATGCTCCTCTGTCTGTGGCTGCAGACATCATAAGAGTCAATGTGGGGATGGAAACTCAATACAATTTAAGCGGCTTGTCTCCCGGGACCTATTATTTCGCGGTCTCGGCCTATGATCTATCAGGCAACGAGGGTAAACAGTCCCCCGCAGTCCCCAAGGAAGTGAGGTAA
- a CDS encoding serine/threonine-protein phosphatase — MGAAPAEKQAPALEAVALFIAKDDQFNRAILKYLWQNGVEAMLTHDLAEAQKMVIQHLPDFVFVPYDHPKYTEVAAFARKFGRLKSTQFIAYAEMEIANAVARISHFPTKRAIHPPVTGESFLKHIKAVLAHLPDYAILRQQKQSLINNMKSQVTFDPSTLGHAIQRALAKVSKPDLNTTPERIGITTRVCCATFDADFYKGYLVGVQGGDMESEFQFFEQFRDSFGEFLREKGIQLPNLKFKQIRVRKTPFSDWAQSKASIFKMSFHENRETALAFFEAPSSVVSPLGKVEKNMAPLAIKDIEINSPLPVHLYLYSATAFKYNIYLKRGRAFKKTDLEKLQSMGVTNLYVHQDDIKPFREFMLQNFLEDSVEAFSAEVSARELAERTRMSGELEMAKVVQDALFPKNTYEDEFIKIKGHYRTSSECGGDWWYYNITETKAYFWIGDATGHGVPAALVVSAARASSSLLRHFPDLSISNLMSILNHAIYGASNGKILMTFFLASLDLNTGELCFCNASHEPPMVFPVKTNLKKKDIVPLMGHTGPRLGEDLNTVYKEESLTIQLRDRIFFYTDGIPELVNKTGEQWSEQEMVRSLLKSFQKGPGVEAAVTDLESNVETFRKGTPLADDITYFFMEFKKKLT, encoded by the coding sequence ATGGGAGCTGCTCCCGCCGAAAAACAAGCCCCAGCCCTTGAGGCTGTGGCCCTATTTATTGCCAAAGATGACCAATTCAACCGGGCCATCCTCAAGTACCTTTGGCAAAATGGGGTTGAGGCCATGCTGACTCACGATTTGGCCGAAGCGCAGAAGATGGTGATTCAACACCTGCCTGACTTTGTTTTTGTTCCTTACGATCATCCCAAGTACACAGAAGTCGCCGCCTTCGCCCGCAAGTTTGGCCGCCTTAAAAGCACCCAGTTTATTGCCTATGCGGAAATGGAAATCGCCAATGCGGTGGCCCGCATTTCTCATTTTCCCACCAAGCGGGCGATTCACCCTCCCGTGACGGGAGAGAGCTTTCTCAAACACATCAAGGCCGTACTGGCTCACCTGCCCGACTACGCAATCTTGCGCCAGCAAAAGCAATCCCTCATCAACAACATGAAGTCCCAAGTGACCTTTGATCCTTCGACTCTGGGGCATGCCATACAACGGGCCTTGGCAAAGGTTTCCAAACCCGATCTCAATACCACACCGGAAAGAATTGGCATCACCACCCGGGTGTGTTGTGCCACCTTTGATGCTGACTTTTACAAGGGATATCTGGTCGGCGTACAAGGCGGCGACATGGAATCGGAGTTTCAGTTCTTTGAACAATTCCGAGATTCATTTGGGGAATTTCTGCGCGAAAAGGGCATTCAGCTGCCCAATTTGAAATTCAAGCAGATCCGGGTGCGCAAAACACCATTCAGCGACTGGGCACAGTCCAAGGCTTCGATCTTTAAGATGTCCTTCCATGAAAACCGCGAAACCGCTTTGGCATTCTTCGAAGCTCCGAGCTCTGTCGTCAGCCCCTTGGGCAAAGTGGAAAAGAACATGGCTCCTCTCGCCATCAAGGACATTGAGATCAACTCCCCCTTACCCGTACACCTCTATCTCTACTCAGCAACTGCCTTTAAATACAATATCTATCTCAAACGAGGAAGGGCCTTCAAAAAGACCGACCTGGAAAAGCTCCAGAGCATGGGCGTGACCAACCTCTATGTCCATCAAGACGACATCAAACCATTCAGAGAGTTTATGTTGCAGAACTTTCTTGAGGATTCGGTCGAGGCCTTTAGCGCTGAAGTTAGCGCCAGAGAGTTGGCCGAAAGAACTCGCATGTCGGGTGAGCTGGAAATGGCCAAGGTTGTCCAAGACGCTCTTTTCCCGAAAAACACTTATGAGGACGAATTCATTAAAATCAAGGGCCACTACCGCACATCCAGTGAGTGTGGCGGAGACTGGTGGTACTACAATATCACCGAAACCAAAGCTTACTTTTGGATTGGCGATGCCACCGGACATGGTGTCCCCGCTGCTCTAGTGGTGAGTGCGGCCCGAGCCTCCTCAAGCCTTCTTCGCCACTTTCCCGATCTGTCGATTAGTAATCTCATGTCGATTCTCAACCATGCCATCTATGGGGCTTCAAATGGCAAAATTCTCATGACCTTCTTTCTAGCGAGTCTCGACCTTAACACCGGAGAACTGTGCTTTTGCAATGCCAGCCATGAGCCCCCCATGGTCTTCCCCGTCAAAACCAATCTGAAGAAGAAGGATATTGTGCCTCTGATGGGGCACACAGGTCCACGACTGGGAGAGGATTTGAACACGGTTTACAAAGAGGAATCTCTAACTATTCAACTCCGAGATCGCATCTTCTTTTACACGGACGGCATTCCTGAGTTGGTCAATAAAACCGGCGAACAGTGGTCCGAACAAGAAATGGTTCGCTCACTCCTCAAGAGTTTCCAAAAGGGGCCTGGAGTTGAAGCCGCAGTGACCGATTTAGAGTCGAATGTGGAAACCTTCCGCAAAGGCACGCCGCTGGCCGACGACATCACCTACTTCTTTATGGAATTCAAAAAGAAGCTGACCTAA